In one window of Sinorhizobium chiapasense DNA:
- a CDS encoding phosphohexomutase domain-containing protein, which yields MKFGTSGLRGLSVELVELGARTYAAAFGRYLLDTGKAKTGDAILTGSDLRESSPEIKKICGSVLEGLGFRIVDCGTVPTPALALYGSKLAAAGLMITGSHIAADRNGIKFYCANGEINKADEAAIVALAAEISADKHAPMNREVSHAENHANKCHKLFYERNAKLLADGALAGLRIGVFQHSSVARDLIATLLSQYGAHVVPIGRSETFIPVDTEAISQETITSLGGWAVSHGLDAIVSADGDGDRPLITDEVGGPLRGDLIGVITAQFLGAKTVVTPVTSNSAIEALGLFTVIRTKVGSPFVISGMDEAVAASLERVVGFEANGGVLTANAFEVARGHLDALPTRDCILPILAVLSHIKAQERPLSVIARSYQLPAAVAGRLENFPVVTSAALMSHLRATENLAVFLREIGQATSTSDIDGIRITLTEGRTIHFRPSGNAPELRCYAEAATETAALDLLNTGLTQLRLWADRISEEPLAHEERPN from the coding sequence ATGAAATTTGGAACCAGCGGCCTTCGCGGCCTGTCCGTTGAACTCGTTGAACTTGGCGCAAGGACCTATGCGGCGGCGTTTGGTCGTTACCTGCTCGACACTGGAAAAGCCAAGACGGGGGACGCTATCTTGACTGGTAGCGATCTCCGTGAGTCGAGTCCTGAGATCAAGAAAATCTGTGGCTCTGTGTTGGAAGGGCTGGGCTTCAGGATTGTTGACTGTGGCACGGTCCCGACGCCGGCCCTTGCACTCTACGGTTCCAAGCTGGCTGCGGCGGGCTTAATGATCACCGGTTCCCACATTGCCGCTGACCGCAATGGGATCAAGTTTTATTGTGCGAACGGCGAAATCAACAAAGCTGATGAAGCGGCGATAGTAGCTTTGGCGGCAGAGATTTCGGCGGACAAACACGCACCAATGAATCGCGAGGTTTCGCACGCCGAAAATCATGCGAACAAATGCCACAAGCTGTTCTACGAGCGGAATGCGAAACTGCTTGCGGACGGTGCTTTGGCGGGCCTCAGGATTGGCGTCTTTCAACACAGCAGCGTTGCTCGTGATCTCATCGCGACTCTCCTGTCACAATACGGGGCGCATGTGGTGCCTATCGGGCGTTCGGAAACATTCATACCCGTTGATACGGAAGCCATCTCACAGGAGACAATCACGTCTCTTGGAGGCTGGGCTGTTTCCCATGGGCTCGACGCTATCGTTTCTGCGGATGGTGACGGCGACAGGCCACTCATCACGGATGAAGTCGGCGGGCCCCTTCGCGGCGATCTCATAGGCGTGATTACGGCTCAGTTCCTCGGCGCGAAAACTGTCGTCACACCGGTCACGTCCAACTCGGCGATCGAGGCACTGGGCCTCTTCACCGTCATTCGGACGAAAGTTGGCTCTCCTTTCGTGATCAGTGGGATGGACGAGGCTGTAGCTGCGTCGCTGGAGCGCGTTGTGGGCTTCGAGGCCAATGGCGGCGTGCTGACCGCAAATGCTTTCGAGGTCGCCCGAGGTCACCTTGACGCATTGCCTACCCGCGACTGCATCCTTCCTATATTGGCTGTGCTCTCACACATTAAAGCGCAGGAACGACCGCTTTCGGTCATCGCACGATCTTACCAATTGCCTGCAGCCGTTGCAGGTCGCCTCGAAAACTTCCCCGTTGTGACCAGCGCAGCCTTGATGAGCCATCTGCGCGCCACTGAGAATCTCGCAGTTTTTCTACGGGAAATCGGTCAAGCAACGTCAACGAGCGACATTGACGGCATTCGCATCACGTTGACGGAAGGACGCACCATCCATTTCCGCCCCTCAGGCAATGCGCCCGAGCTGCGCTGCTACGCCGAGGCCGCGACTGAGACTGCCGCCTTGGATTTGCTGAATACCGGCCTGACGCAACTGAGACTTTGGGCTGACAGAATTAGCGAGGAACCGCTTGCTCATGAGGAGCGCCCTAATTGA
- a CDS encoding CpsD/CapB family tyrosine-protein kinase, whose translation MEHRKVSLQELRTSERPNRAGSEPLWEKLPPLRTDVRVAAGNRIVTASRLNPAYAVFDMMRTKLLQQLQQNNWTTVAITSPTPGCGKTFVALNLAFSLANQRECRTVLVDLDLKRPQVAKMLGVEAPSTIETFLKGESELAGVFLRHRDNLAIGANSQAVPFSAELLQSRETGRVLQEMRQRMSPDVVLFDMPPMLSNDDVVAFLPNVDCVILVAAAEQSTLGEVDVCEQELSERTNVLGVVLNKCRFAPEKYGY comes from the coding sequence ATGGAACACCGTAAAGTGTCGTTGCAGGAGCTACGCACGTCGGAACGACCGAACCGGGCGGGAAGCGAACCACTTTGGGAGAAGTTGCCGCCATTGCGAACCGATGTACGTGTCGCCGCCGGCAACCGGATCGTCACAGCGAGCCGACTGAACCCGGCATACGCGGTATTCGACATGATGCGAACCAAACTGCTCCAGCAGTTACAGCAGAACAACTGGACGACGGTTGCCATCACGTCGCCGACACCCGGATGCGGCAAGACCTTTGTCGCATTGAATCTGGCGTTCAGCCTGGCGAACCAGAGGGAGTGTCGCACGGTGCTGGTCGATCTGGACCTGAAGCGACCGCAGGTTGCCAAGATGCTTGGTGTGGAGGCTCCGTCAACGATCGAGACTTTTCTGAAAGGTGAGAGCGAGCTCGCCGGCGTCTTTCTGCGCCACCGCGACAATCTAGCAATCGGCGCCAACAGTCAGGCAGTGCCGTTTTCGGCGGAGCTATTGCAAAGCCGCGAGACGGGAAGGGTGCTTCAGGAGATGCGGCAAAGAATGAGTCCGGACGTCGTCCTGTTCGACATGCCACCCATGCTTTCCAATGACGACGTTGTGGCATTTCTGCCGAACGTCGATTGCGTCATTCTCGTCGCGGCGGCCGAGCAGAGCACCCTTGGCGAAGTGGACGTCTGTGAGCAGGAATTGTCCGAGAGAACCAACGTGCTCGGTGTCGTTTTGAACAAGTGCCGATTTGCCCCCGAAAAGTACGGTTATTAA
- a CDS encoding class I SAM-dependent methyltransferase yields the protein MESSLVLKIAMRLANRILSLAGGAKLYAPPGHFGSPIVNSRDVDEFVINREKNKKSEFPDFNNSEMDIFFEEISTFFEKVAFLGSKCSNKRYTDSNELFNLGDAYTLASIMASVKPRKFVEIGSGYSSACALDTVETFKIDTEFTFIEPYPKRLYSLLTEQDTARCKIVEKPVQAVDPDVFESMKANDILFIDSSHIMKTGSDVSHEFFEILPALQPGVIVHFHDIFAGWEYPEVWIRENNRSWNEMYALRAFLMYNNRFKILFFNDYFWKSRTEKIKKTPLGSLNDPGSGIYLRKT from the coding sequence ATGGAAAGCAGTCTTGTTCTAAAAATTGCGATGAGACTTGCGAATCGGATACTCAGCCTCGCTGGAGGAGCGAAATTATACGCGCCGCCTGGGCATTTCGGTTCTCCAATAGTAAATTCAAGAGATGTGGATGAATTTGTAATAAATCGAGAAAAAAACAAGAAGTCGGAATTTCCTGATTTCAATAATTCTGAAATGGATATCTTCTTTGAAGAAATAAGTACCTTCTTTGAAAAGGTGGCTTTTTTGGGTTCCAAATGCAGTAACAAGAGATACACGGACTCAAATGAACTTTTCAACCTAGGTGATGCATACACCCTTGCATCGATTATGGCATCGGTAAAACCTCGTAAATTTGTTGAAATTGGATCGGGATACTCATCGGCTTGCGCTCTGGATACAGTTGAAACATTTAAAATTGATACAGAATTTACATTTATTGAACCCTATCCGAAGAGGTTGTACAGTTTGCTAACAGAGCAGGATACAGCGCGGTGCAAAATAGTCGAAAAACCTGTGCAGGCTGTTGATCCTGACGTTTTCGAGTCTATGAAAGCAAACGATATTCTTTTTATAGACTCATCCCATATCATGAAGACGGGGTCAGATGTCAGCCACGAGTTTTTTGAAATATTACCTGCTCTCCAGCCTGGGGTTATAGTGCATTTCCACGATATATTCGCAGGCTGGGAGTACCCAGAGGTTTGGATAAGAGAAAATAATAGATCTTGGAATGAGATGTATGCTCTACGCGCTTTTTTGATGTATAACAATCGTTTTAAAATATTGTTCTTTAACGATTATTTTTGGAAAAGTCGGACTGAAAAAATAAAAAAGACGCCCCTTGGCTCTCTTAATGATCCCGGAAGCGGCATCTATCTTCGTAAGACATAG
- a CDS encoding GumC family protein gives MNDADARFYISIFLGRLPYLVAIVSSALALAVIVASVLPPRYRASAKILVEVPQIPTELARSTVPIQVTQQLQIIRQQITTRDDLLALADKLGVYGAEKDEATDEDIASDMRSRITFEEIGLGSPYADAGPSVASVGFTAADPDLAAKVVNELVELMLIKQQQQRTGRAADTVKFFDQEVARLGSDLNRLEAEILRYKNENADTLPESLEFRRSQQTSQQERLIALEREESDLRAKRSNLVESYALTGQTVDGRVATPEQQMLLELNRALAEQLAIFSENSPNIVALRARIASSQAALRSRPATENSSAGDKRERSALDLQLSFIDDRLRAIAGEKAAITQRIAELTRSISATPDSETVLYSLERNRTNLQTQYNTAIARRAEAMIGEQIERRSDGGRFSVLERATPPQYPESPKRRRIVLLGAIAGLGLAVAFIGLLEFFNGKIRRPVELVRMFDHQPLATIPYISTTDEIRTRIRRTVAGVFSAAAAPAALVAAHYFYMPLPLLFQDVYRWLTALV, from the coding sequence ATGAATGATGCGGATGCACGTTTTTATATTTCGATCTTTTTGGGAAGATTGCCTTATCTGGTGGCGATAGTCAGTTCTGCGCTGGCGCTTGCCGTCATTGTTGCCAGCGTCCTGCCGCCCCGTTATCGCGCCAGCGCCAAGATTCTCGTGGAGGTGCCGCAAATCCCCACCGAACTGGCGCGATCGACAGTTCCGATACAGGTCACCCAGCAATTGCAGATCATTCGCCAGCAGATCACGACGCGCGACGATCTTCTTGCGCTTGCCGATAAGCTCGGTGTCTACGGCGCGGAAAAAGACGAAGCCACCGATGAAGACATCGCCAGTGACATGCGGTCCCGCATCACCTTCGAAGAAATCGGGCTTGGCTCGCCCTATGCTGATGCGGGCCCGTCCGTTGCAAGCGTCGGTTTCACGGCAGCCGACCCCGATCTGGCGGCAAAGGTTGTCAACGAACTCGTTGAGCTGATGCTCATCAAACAGCAGCAGCAACGGACTGGCCGTGCCGCCGACACCGTGAAATTCTTCGATCAGGAGGTCGCAAGACTTGGCTCGGATTTGAATCGGCTCGAAGCCGAGATTCTGAGGTACAAGAACGAGAACGCGGACACTCTTCCCGAAAGTCTTGAATTCCGGCGAAGTCAGCAGACAAGCCAACAGGAGAGATTGATCGCGCTCGAGCGCGAAGAATCCGATCTTCGCGCCAAGCGCAGCAATCTCGTCGAGAGCTACGCCCTTACCGGGCAGACCGTCGATGGTCGCGTGGCAACGCCAGAACAGCAGATGCTCCTGGAACTGAACCGGGCGCTCGCCGAGCAGCTCGCGATCTTTTCGGAAAACAGCCCGAATATCGTGGCCCTTCGTGCGCGCATCGCCTCATCGCAGGCTGCACTGCGCTCGAGACCTGCCACGGAAAACTCGTCGGCCGGCGATAAGCGAGAGCGGTCGGCGCTCGACCTCCAATTGTCATTTATCGACGACCGCTTACGCGCGATCGCCGGGGAGAAGGCTGCGATTACGCAGCGCATCGCCGAGCTGACGAGATCGATTAGCGCGACGCCCGACAGCGAAACCGTCCTGTATTCGCTTGAGCGGAACCGCACAAATCTGCAGACACAATACAATACCGCAATTGCCAGACGCGCCGAGGCGATGATCGGCGAACAGATCGAGAGACGATCTGACGGAGGTCGCTTCTCCGTGCTCGAACGAGCGACTCCCCCGCAATATCCGGAAAGTCCCAAGCGCCGCCGTATCGTGCTCCTCGGTGCGATTGCCGGATTGGGCTTGGCTGTGGCGTTTATCGGGCTGCTCGAGTTTTTCAACGGGAAGATACGCAGGCCCGTCGAACTCGTGCGGATGTTCGACCACCAGCCGCTCGCCACCATTCCTTATATCTCGACGACCGACGAGATCCGCACCCGCATAAGGCGAACCGTGGCAGGCGTGTTTTCTGCCGCCGCTGCCCCCGCGGCGCTCGTTGCCGCACATTACTTCTATATGCCACTGCCGCTTTTATTCCAGGATGTCTACCGGTGGCTTACCGCGCTGGTTTAG
- a CDS encoding class I SAM-dependent methyltransferase, with protein MNVLDLGGTRLWWLRAPVRPRHVTVVNLEPSEEETWLTAIAGDACQADKLVGSHSFDLVFSNSLFEHVGGHKAWSALSHQIRSLAPSYLVQTPYRYFPIEPHWLFPGMQFLPLSIRWRIASRWPLGHTHGWSDRQTLQEVMSIELIGATQMRSYFPDGQLYWERFFGVPKSMIVIRKSSSSSI; from the coding sequence ATGAATGTTCTGGATCTTGGCGGAACGCGGCTTTGGTGGTTGCGTGCCCCGGTGCGGCCTCGGCACGTTACAGTCGTCAACCTCGAGCCGAGCGAAGAAGAAACTTGGCTGACAGCCATTGCAGGAGATGCCTGCCAAGCAGATAAGCTGGTCGGAAGCCATAGCTTTGATCTTGTATTCTCGAATAGCCTCTTTGAACACGTCGGGGGGCACAAGGCGTGGTCTGCCCTCTCGCACCAGATTCGGTCTTTGGCGCCCAGTTATTTGGTGCAAACACCGTACCGGTATTTTCCGATTGAACCGCATTGGCTCTTCCCCGGAATGCAGTTCTTGCCCCTGTCGATTCGCTGGAGAATCGCCTCTCGATGGCCATTGGGCCATACGCACGGTTGGAGCGATCGACAGACGCTGCAAGAAGTGATGTCCATCGAACTGATCGGCGCAACGCAGATGCGATCGTACTTTCCCGACGGGCAATTGTACTGGGAGCGATTCTTTGGGGTTCCAAAGTCGATGATCGTCATTCGCAAAAGCTCCTCGTCGTCGATTTGA
- a CDS encoding class I SAM-dependent methyltransferase, with protein MPVTRAEFAKQYRNLIEGRSFVEHQDYYKRSIDRFWKAFDKLQMLDLPSHITAIDIGGGIMAVLLSKILGIKSYVGDVNECAAADVQDFGIDFRLVDLTSDEGALDDMFDLVVLQEVIEHLPQPPYVVFQRIMRFLKPNGLLFVTTPNGSRVRNILYMLAGKAVLDNFRYPAPGESLGHQQEYVLPQLIWQLEKAGMVPIFAEQYDDGWKGATQVAHISHLLLKSANVFPHLRSGLMIAARRA; from the coding sequence TTGCCAGTCACACGCGCGGAGTTTGCGAAACAGTATCGCAATCTTATAGAGGGTCGCAGTTTCGTCGAACACCAGGACTATTACAAGCGCTCCATCGACCGCTTCTGGAAGGCATTCGACAAGCTTCAAATGCTGGATCTGCCCTCCCACATCACTGCGATCGATATTGGCGGCGGCATCATGGCCGTTCTTCTGTCGAAGATACTCGGCATCAAATCCTATGTGGGAGACGTCAATGAGTGCGCTGCGGCCGATGTGCAGGACTTTGGTATCGATTTCCGCCTTGTCGACCTAACGTCGGATGAGGGCGCGCTCGACGACATGTTCGACCTCGTCGTGCTACAGGAAGTGATCGAGCATTTGCCGCAGCCTCCCTATGTCGTTTTCCAGCGGATCATGCGCTTCCTCAAGCCGAACGGCCTGCTGTTCGTGACCACGCCGAACGGCTCGCGTGTGCGCAATATCCTGTACATGCTGGCAGGCAAGGCAGTGCTGGACAATTTCCGCTATCCGGCGCCTGGCGAATCGCTCGGTCACCAGCAGGAGTATGTTCTGCCACAACTCATATGGCAGTTGGAAAAAGCTGGAATGGTGCCGATTTTCGCGGAGCAGTATGACGATGGCTGGAAGGGCGCGACCCAGGTCGCGCATATCTCCCATCTGCTGCTCAAATCTGCGAATGTCTTTCCGCACCTACGCAGTGGTTTGATGATCGCCGCCCGGAGGGCGTGA
- a CDS encoding glycosyltransferase family 2 protein translates to MLSAALGYAIFGLSVALVVPSGIYAVQCLIGSLPLRRRRVAEGWRRGDAAVCILVPAHDEESGIAATLASIASQLCEADRLVVVADNCSDQTAAIARAGGAEVIERLDRNHRGKGFALDAGIRYLEKAPPDIVVFVDADCRLGEKALERLTAAVITSGRPAQSRNLMTAPGDNRLHLSVAEFAFLVKNHVRPLGLARLGLPCQATGTGLAVPWHALRCADVAHAHRVEDMKLGLDLASAGYAPQFCEDALVTSQFPSSTEGTNSQRRRWEGGHLEMIRSELRSLVNPLILRNPARLALTLDLMVPPLTLLVLLLVSAMLLAGFVAVAGISVWPFAIDATNLLVVLVATLVAWHVHGRKALPANAIGKILRYVLWKLRLYPRAFLGGAKEGWVRTDREKKF, encoded by the coding sequence ATGCTGAGCGCCGCTTTGGGCTACGCAATATTCGGGTTGTCCGTTGCCCTTGTTGTGCCGAGTGGAATTTACGCGGTACAGTGCTTGATTGGCAGTCTGCCCCTGCGAAGGCGGCGTGTCGCTGAAGGGTGGCGAAGAGGGGACGCCGCGGTATGCATCCTCGTGCCCGCACACGACGAAGAAAGCGGCATCGCCGCCACGCTCGCCAGCATCGCAAGTCAGCTCTGCGAAGCAGACCGGTTGGTCGTAGTGGCCGATAATTGCTCGGACCAAACTGCCGCGATTGCGCGGGCGGGAGGAGCAGAAGTTATCGAGCGGCTTGACAGGAACCATCGTGGCAAGGGCTTTGCTCTCGATGCCGGCATTCGATACCTGGAAAAAGCGCCGCCCGACATCGTGGTGTTTGTGGATGCGGACTGCCGTCTTGGAGAAAAGGCGCTGGAAAGACTTACTGCGGCGGTTATTACGAGCGGCAGGCCGGCTCAGTCGCGCAACCTGATGACAGCTCCCGGCGACAACAGGCTCCATCTTTCAGTCGCAGAATTTGCGTTTCTCGTCAAAAATCACGTGCGCCCGCTTGGATTGGCCCGTTTGGGTCTACCGTGCCAGGCTACGGGAACGGGTCTTGCGGTCCCTTGGCATGCCTTGCGCTGTGCGGATGTCGCCCATGCGCACCGCGTGGAAGACATGAAACTGGGGCTGGATCTCGCGAGCGCCGGATATGCGCCACAGTTCTGCGAGGACGCGCTTGTAACCAGCCAATTTCCCAGCTCGACAGAAGGGACCAACTCGCAGCGCCGGCGCTGGGAGGGGGGGCATCTGGAGATGATCCGTTCGGAGTTGCGATCTCTGGTGAACCCTCTGATCCTCCGAAATCCGGCCCGCCTCGCACTCACTTTGGACCTGATGGTGCCGCCTTTGACACTGCTCGTGCTTCTGCTTGTATCAGCGATGCTGCTCGCGGGCTTCGTCGCTGTAGCCGGCATATCCGTCTGGCCCTTTGCGATCGATGCGACAAACCTGCTCGTGGTACTCGTCGCGACGCTCGTTGCTTGGCATGTCCATGGGCGCAAGGCACTGCCCGCGAATGCCATAGGCAAGATTCTACGTTACGTCCTGTGGAAACTGCGACTTTATCCGCGTGCCTTCCTTGGCGGCGCCAAGGAGGGCTGGGTCAGGACCGACCGCGAAAAGAAGTTCTAG
- a CDS encoding WecB/TagA/CpsF family glycosyltransferase gives MEGSALSPTIGARHAGRRYYFLGVPFDCIAKKTVVDLVSRCGSNVRFRYVVTPNVDHVVRLNKNAMLAPYYEHAWLSLCDSRPIARLAKILSLDLPLVTGSDLTAVLFGSVIQSGDRITLVAANEGIVRALERAYPRVCFRAIVPPDAVWSNAAAVEACVDFAVRERARFIFIAIGSPQSEKIAHAILTHPEARGIGFCIGASLEFLTGDKRRAPVWMREMGLEWLHRLASDPRRLWRRYVFAVLPLVRLFAGEVARRHYRPG, from the coding sequence ATGGAGGGTTCAGCTCTCTCGCCTACGATCGGCGCGCGTCACGCCGGTCGTAGATACTATTTTCTGGGCGTGCCTTTTGACTGCATTGCCAAGAAAACCGTCGTGGATCTAGTCAGCAGGTGCGGCTCGAACGTGCGATTTCGCTATGTCGTTACGCCGAATGTCGACCATGTGGTAAGACTGAACAAGAACGCGATGCTCGCCCCGTATTATGAGCACGCCTGGTTATCACTCTGCGATAGCCGGCCAATCGCAAGGCTGGCGAAGATTCTGTCGCTGGATTTGCCTCTTGTGACTGGTTCAGATCTTACAGCCGTTCTCTTCGGTTCCGTGATCCAGAGTGGGGACCGCATCACGTTGGTGGCTGCCAACGAGGGCATTGTCCGGGCTCTCGAGCGGGCATATCCCAGGGTTTGTTTCCGCGCCATAGTGCCTCCCGACGCCGTGTGGTCCAACGCCGCAGCCGTGGAGGCTTGCGTGGATTTCGCCGTACGGGAACGAGCACGCTTCATCTTCATCGCGATTGGATCGCCGCAGTCGGAGAAGATTGCGCACGCGATACTGACGCATCCGGAAGCGCGGGGCATCGGCTTCTGCATAGGCGCAAGCTTGGAGTTTCTTACGGGAGACAAGAGGCGCGCTCCGGTTTGGATGCGCGAGATGGGGCTGGAGTGGCTGCACCGACTTGCGTCAGACCCGAGAAGGTTATGGCGACGGTATGTCTTTGCAGTCCTGCCTCTCGTTCGCCTTTTCGCTGGTGAAGTTGCTCGCAGACACTATCGGCCGGGTTAA
- a CDS encoding glycosyltransferase gives MIVTYNSSSVLPGLLDSLPAGLEGLESYQVIVVDNASQDLSVDIALTHPIAARIIRMTRNAGYSAGINAATATIGSDWNVLILNPDIRLYPGAARILNDRLADTSVGIVVPQVLDEDGSVSRSVRREPSLKTAWADALIGSQLAGRLGLSETVFNPVVYREGGQVEWAVGAILAVGARTRSAVGDWDESFFLYSEEVDYQERVRRAGLAILYEARARAIHIGGEFQDNPFLCSLMSANRIRYYRRRHGALATMMFRLGVIAGETVRIPLGQRHRAALRGALAT, from the coding sequence GTGATCGTGACCTACAACAGCTCGTCTGTCCTACCTGGGTTGCTCGACTCGTTGCCCGCCGGTCTCGAAGGACTCGAAAGCTACCAAGTGATTGTCGTCGACAACGCTTCGCAGGATCTAAGCGTCGACATCGCGCTCACTCATCCAATTGCTGCCCGCATCATTAGAATGACCCGAAACGCCGGCTACTCGGCGGGGATCAATGCGGCAACAGCAACGATCGGGTCCGATTGGAACGTGCTGATTCTCAATCCTGACATCCGGTTGTACCCGGGCGCTGCGCGGATACTGAATGATCGCTTGGCCGATACATCGGTTGGGATCGTAGTTCCGCAGGTCCTGGACGAGGACGGCAGCGTCAGTCGTTCCGTGCGGCGCGAGCCGTCGCTCAAGACGGCTTGGGCGGACGCGCTCATTGGTTCGCAGCTTGCTGGCCGCCTTGGCCTGAGCGAGACCGTCTTCAATCCCGTCGTTTACCGAGAAGGCGGTCAGGTCGAATGGGCAGTCGGCGCCATTCTGGCCGTTGGCGCGCGGACGCGGTCGGCCGTCGGGGATTGGGACGAATCGTTCTTCCTCTACAGCGAGGAGGTTGACTACCAGGAAAGGGTGCGCCGTGCCGGTCTTGCGATCCTATACGAGGCACGCGCTCGCGCCATTCATATTGGTGGCGAGTTTCAGGATAACCCGTTTTTGTGCTCCCTGATGTCGGCCAATCGTATCCGCTATTACCGGAGACGCCACGGCGCCTTGGCGACGATGATGTTCCGCTTGGGCGTAATCGCTGGCGAGACCGTGAGGATCCCGCTGGGTCAAAGACATCGCGCGGCGTTACGCGGTGCGCTTGCCACCTGA
- a CDS encoding mannose-1-phosphate guanylyltransferase/mannose-6-phosphate isomerase, producing the protein MIEKIVPVIMAGGKGTRLWPLSRSAAPKQFMQLIGDYTLFQGTLLRVSDRDLYEPAVVVTNEQFRFLVIEQARDAGVDLGAVVLEPVARNTAAAVAAAATVISDVFGEDRVMHVLASDHDITVDQCYRACNSIALREAADGKLVTFGITPFEPATGYGYIEVGAALASGAYAIRRFVEKPALENALKMLSAGGFYWNSGMFMFAISTLLEEIAEHAPAVLKATNLAVSRAVADLDFIRLDSGAFQKCPDISIDYAIMEKTSRAVVVPSAFKWSDLGSWDAVWKAGVRDEHENVASANTTVTNTKNSLIMTRGTHLAVHGLEGIAVVASEDAVYVGRLQDSQDVGKVVRLLAAAPSTCSLTEAHPTTYRPWGGSTTILDGDHFQVRRVVVRPGEKLSLQRHDHRSGHWIVIKGTAEVTIGKTVRILRENESAYIPTGEEHRLANPGNVVLEIIEVQTGSYLGEDDITPTSWNETERFA; encoded by the coding sequence TTGATCGAAAAAATTGTCCCCGTGATCATGGCAGGCGGCAAGGGTACTCGACTCTGGCCACTCTCTCGATCGGCCGCACCGAAGCAGTTCATGCAGCTTATCGGTGATTACACGCTGTTCCAGGGCACCCTTCTGCGCGTCTCGGATCGGGACCTCTATGAGCCTGCCGTCGTTGTTACCAATGAGCAGTTCCGGTTCCTTGTAATAGAACAGGCGCGCGACGCAGGTGTCGACTTGGGTGCGGTTGTGCTCGAGCCAGTGGCACGCAACACCGCCGCCGCAGTGGCGGCCGCCGCGACTGTCATATCCGACGTCTTCGGTGAAGATCGCGTCATGCATGTGCTGGCATCCGATCACGACATTACGGTCGATCAGTGCTACCGCGCCTGCAATTCGATCGCACTGCGGGAGGCTGCAGACGGAAAATTGGTGACCTTCGGCATCACACCATTCGAACCGGCGACCGGCTACGGCTACATAGAGGTTGGCGCGGCGCTGGCTAGCGGCGCTTACGCGATCAGGCGTTTTGTTGAAAAGCCGGCTTTGGAAAACGCGCTCAAGATGTTGTCCGCGGGCGGCTTCTATTGGAACTCCGGCATGTTCATGTTCGCGATCTCCACGTTGCTTGAGGAGATCGCGGAACACGCCCCGGCGGTGCTTAAGGCAACAAACCTGGCGGTATCGAGAGCTGTCGCGGATCTCGACTTTATCCGACTTGATAGTGGCGCTTTCCAAAAATGCCCTGACATTTCAATCGATTACGCGATCATGGAAAAGACGTCCAGGGCGGTGGTCGTGCCCTCGGCGTTCAAATGGTCCGATCTCGGGAGCTGGGATGCCGTCTGGAAGGCGGGTGTGCGTGATGAGCATGAGAACGTCGCCTCCGCAAACACGACAGTAACAAACACCAAAAACTCCTTGATCATGACCCGAGGCACGCACCTCGCGGTGCATGGCCTCGAAGGCATTGCCGTGGTTGCGAGCGAGGATGCAGTTTATGTCGGTCGCCTGCAGGACAGCCAGGACGTCGGCAAGGTTGTCAGGCTCCTCGCCGCCGCGCCTTCGACGTGCAGCCTCACGGAAGCGCATCCGACGACCTACCGACCATGGGGAGGCTCCACGACCATCCTTGATGGTGACCATTTTCAAGTAAGACGGGTTGTCGTCAGGCCGGGAGAGAAGCTTTCACTGCAGCGCCACGATCATCGATCCGGGCATTGGATCGTCATTAAGGGAACCGCAGAAGTGACGATCGGCAAAACGGTGCGAATCCTCAGGGAAAATGAATCGGCCTATATTCCGACCGGCGAAGAGCACAGGCTTGCAAACCCCGGCAACGTCGTTCTCGAAATTATCGAAGTACAAACCGGCTCCTATCTGGGCGAGGACGACATCACTCCGACTAGTTGGAATGAAACTGAAAGATTCGCATGA